Part of the Pristiophorus japonicus isolate sPriJap1 chromosome 11, sPriJap1.hap1, whole genome shotgun sequence genome is shown below.
cgtcttggacctccttgccactggaccaagaccttgctcagctacgcccgtgtggtagccgacgtgcaatgaccaccccatgttaaaagaactcatgcacaggcatcgtccactcctctaacatgaagttcgggatctggaacgtcaggaccctcatgcacaaccccaacagcgacaggccggaacaccgcaccgccatagttgcccgggaacttagacgctttgatatcgacatcgctgccctaagtgacacccggcgggcaggggaaggccagctcaaggaataaggtggaggttacaccttctgctggaaagggaaaccagaggaagaacgccgcctccacggagtgggctttgccatcaaaaccgagctggtcgaccgcctcaaagactccccctgcggggttaacgaacgcctcatgactcttgtaTTACCCTTATTATATGCATTTCTAATTTCTggatttatactctgcccgacaTTACAACTACTGCTTGGAGGccgataaacaactcccaccaatgttttctgccccttgctgtttttttagctccacccatactgattctcctTCTTGATcttaatcaaaaaagctaatggaatgttgacttTTATCTCAAGATGGTTGTATTACAAAAGTAaggagtgatgcttcagttgtagagAGCCTTGTTCAGACCTCAACTGCGTTGAATTATGGGCACCAAATCTCAGGAAAGCTGTATTGGTCTTGGAGTACAACCGTAGATTCACCACAACTattacattacatagaatttacagcacagaaacaggccattcagcccaactgatctgtgctggtgtttatgctctacatgagcctccacccaccctacttcatctaaccctatctgcatatccttctattcctttctctctcatgtacttatctagctttccctgaaaggcatctatgctattcgcctcaaccactccatgtggtagcacgttccacattctaaccactctctgggtaaagaagttactcctgaattctttattagaATTAttatatcttatatttatggcccttagttttggactcttcccacaagtggaaacatcttctctgcctcaaccctatcaaactccttcataatttttaTAAATCAggatttaaagggttaaattacgacgAGAGGTTGTATAAATGCCTCTGGTATTCGCTTGAGTTAAtatggttgaggggtgatctaatcaagattTTTTTAAATGATAAAGGTATTCAATTGTGTAGCTACAGATAAACTATTTACTCTGGTGGGGGATTCCAGAACAagagggtataatcttaaaatcagagctaggccattcaagagTAAAataaggaagcatttcttcacacaaagtgaaAATCTGCAATTCTTTCCCACTAAAGGCTGAGGATGCTGGTTGATTGCAATTTTCAagacggagatcaatagatttttgttggggtatggtatcaagggatatggaacaaaggtaggtaaatagagttgaggtgcaAATCCTCCAGTGCTGCTCCCCACTACAGTCCTCCATCTATCTATTGCCACACAAGCTTACAGCCCAGTTTCTGTCTCAATTGCATGCTACAATGCATTCCAAACTCACCAATACTGGTTGGCGCCACAACTCTGGATCAACTTCTCCCTCTCGGGCTAAATCCTAATTTCTCTTACAACCATGCATGTCATAGCACTTCCTAAACTGCCTCCTCTTTCTACCTAACTCCGATCCCACCATTATGGTATATTTGGGAGTAATCTTAACCTAACCCACCCCACAGGAAACTGACAGGATCAAACCGAAGGCCTGTTTTACATCCCGGAAGGAAGGACAGACATACAAAACTAAGAAAGAAAGTTATCCACACATCACAGAAGTGTATGAAAACCGTAGAAAGCGAATGAAAGACAAACAGGAGTGGACAGAAGCAGAAAGGTACAAGTTTTATCTTCATTTTTCTATGTGAGCAATCCCATGGGAGAGCAAATAGCAATACAAACTTTTATTCCTTGCTAATAGTTTTGGTACCAATTATTATTTCAGTGCTAAGTAATGAGGTAGCACATTATTCCAAAACTGTTCAGGGTTAGGTTTTTCTTTCTTTGAGTGATGCTTTCCATTCACTTTTTGCTTTGTGTGTTCTTTCAAAACAAAATTTTTGTTTTTAGCTTTTGTTTTCTGTTTTTCTTTGATCTCATCATTGCCCTCTATCTGATCTTTTGTTTTGTTTACATTTCTTCCTTCATTTTCTGCTTCAGTGCTTTCACCCTCTTCATTCTCAGCATCCTCTTCAccctcatcatcttcctcctcctcattacTTTCATCATCGTCACCTTCCTCACCATCTTCCCAACTCTTTCCATCCTCATATCCGTCTTCCCTACTCTTGCTTTCTTCTTCATCTTCATAACTTTCTGCATCATACTCATCTTCTCTACTCTCATTTTCTTCATCTTCAACTTCTCTACTCTtggtttcatcaccttccctgctCTCACCTTCCTCTTCATGTTCATCTTCCCTGCTCTCACCTTCCTCTTCATCTTCAACTTCCCTGCTCTCACCTTCCTCTTCATCTTCCATGCTCTCACCTTCCTCTTCCACTTCATCTTCCCTGCTCTCATCCCCTTCATCTTCATCgctctcatcttcctcttcctcgctCTCACCTTCCTCTTCATTGCTCTcaccttcctcctcttcatcttccctGCTCTcaccttcctcctcttcatcttccttgCTCTcaccttcctcctcttcatcttccctGCTCTCACCTTCCTCCTCTTCATTTTCCCTGCTCTcaccttcctcctcttcatcttccctGCTTTCACCTTCCTTCTCTTCATTTTCCCTGCTCTcaccttcctcctcttcatcttccctgctttcaccttcctcctcttcatcttccctGCTCTcaccttcctcctcttcatcttccctGCTCTcaccttcctcctcttcatcttccctGCTCTcaccttcctcctcttcatcttccctGCTCTCACCCTCTtcgtcttcactgctttcctcctctTCCCTGCTCTCGCCTTCCTCTTCAACACtcccttcttcctcttccctccttTCACTTTCATCATCTCCCTCTTGCCCACTCTCACCTTCCTCAGAGCCATCTTCTCTATTCTTACTCTCCTCACCATCATCTGCATTGTCTCCAGCTTCTCTCCTCTCACCTTCAACTACATCTTCATTACCCTTGTCTTCATCACTTCCATCTGTCCCACTCTCACCATTAACTCTGATTCCTCTAGTCTCACGTTCCACTTTACCTTGAGCTTCTTTACTCTCGTCTTCATCTTCATCCTCCCTATTCTCACCTTCTTCATCACTCCCACCTTCATTCTGTATTTCAATTTCTTCCCTTgcttctaccccactctctccttcACTCTGGTCTTGTTCAGTTTCACTTCCTCCTTTATCAATTTCTTCTCCATCATCTTCTCCTGTTGCTTGAGCTTCTTCCTTACTTCTAGTTTTATCAGCAGTTGTACTCTCCTCAGTTTGCTCCTGATTGCTTTCAGCACTTTTTTCATCCGCTAATGTATCACCCTCACCCGAGGTTGTCTCTTCTTCATCTCCAGAGGTTTCTTTGTCTGCAACCTCCTCGATTTCTTTTCCTCCTCCTTCTTCTGCAGCTGTGCCTTCCTCTAATAATTCATCATCTACAATGGTCCTTTCAGTTACTTTATTGCCTACTTTCAGGACTTTTTTTTTATCCAAGTGCTTTTTTTGAAGAAAAGGTTTCATGGATTTATGGCCTTTTAGACTCTCATTTCTATTTGCTATTTTAATGTTATTGTCTGTGTCACTGTTTCTATCTTTGATGACACCACTATTGTTTTCTTCTTTGGTTTTCCTGTTGAATGTTAatactttctttccttccttcgctGCTGCTTCTTCATTTAGTTTTGAAACATTTTGTTCATATTGCTTTGTGGACAGGATTGAACTTGGCTTGGCTTTCCTGTGAACTGTTTTAATAGGCATTTCTGTTTTAGAGTTTATATCACTGTGAGACAAGTCAAATATTTCTTCAAAAGGCTTGCTCAATGTTTTACTTATCCTAGCCTTGCTAGAATAGTTTACAGATTTCTGTTTAACAGGTGTGCCATGTATTTGTGCTAATTTGCTGTCCATATTTTGTCCCTTATTTATTGTACCACTGTCATATAAATGGGTGTGTTGTGCTGTGGCTGACTGGCTCAATTTGGCAACAATATTTTCTTTGCCAGTTGTTTTTTTCCCCTTGCTAATGGCTTTGCTACTACTACATCTGATTTGTTTTCCATCTCCCATTGCTTCAAGCACACTTGTGTGCAGATTTATTCTTGGAGACTGAGCTTGCAGTGGAACTTTTGTAGGCATTTTAACCTGGTGCTTAATATTGCAATTAGTCTTTCTTTGTCCACCCTTACCAGAGCTTTCACCTTTCTTCTATTCCACATGAAAAGCAATGAATGAAAGGAAAAAGAAAATTAATAAGAATTACATTATAAAATAAATGAAAGGTGAATCTAATGCCCACACAACTTTTGTGTTCTGAATAGTAACAAATAATAAAACAGAAGACAGAgcaagaaaacagatttaaaaaacaCAGAATCACATTTGCAATGGACTAAATTAAAATTAGGACAGTGACAGATTCCGATAAAAAAAATTGTCAGTTTGCTAACTGTGTTAATCATCTCAAATTGTGCTAAAGATATGATAATCACCATCCAGTCATCTTAGCTAAGGCATCAAGTTCAGACGCCATTGAAAAATACTAATCAAAGACTGCCTGCACAAATAAATAGTACTATTTTAGGCAGTGCCAGCTGTATTTTTCTCAGCATGCTGAAAAAAGGTAGTAAAGGAAAAATACTATTTTAACGGTTCCTCCTCAGATAAACCAAGAGCTTCACGTCAAAAACAAGAATAGTACACTGCGTTCACCATGATTGAATATTGAATCTATGCCCATAATATTTATTGAGTAAAGAGGAATTTTCCAGTGTTACATTATTTAGAACCCAGACGAGTAAATCTCTAATGGAACTACATTCTTCATTGCTATATTTTACACTGTGTGGAGCACCAAATCCGACATGTAAGTTCCAACCTTGTAGCAGTGGTGTCTCGATTTTACATTCAATAATTGCTTTATTAGAAAACACTTAGAATAGGCATATTACTAAAATCATTTATTAATAATTGTTTTCTAAGTTAGATCAGAAAACAACATTGCTCTTACCTGTTCCTTGTGAACTGGTGATAAGGTCAAGGTTTTATCATCAGGATTCACAATCACTGTATGTGTCTGGAGAGCAAAAATAGTACAAAAAAATTAAGATCCATTACAAAATAATCAGATCATAAATATAGAATCATGAATATTAACAAAATAGACATTCACAATTTGTACAACAGCAATCATTTTAAAACTGCTTAAGTATCTAAAGATTAGTTCTGCATAGTATTCTAGAACATTAGGAAATTTCTGTCAACCACTGTAGCTGTATTGGATTATTGTCTTAGATGTGAAGGTTACCGCACAGGCTGCAGTATATAAAATCTGGACCTATAGCCATCTGCAGCTGGGCCCTCACAGCAGGAGTCAGTTCAACGAGCCTTTGCAGCCTCAAACGGTGGCAATATAGGCTCTGGGCTCCAAAGTCTGCTCCACCTTAGAGAAACTGGTGGACAGAGTAGATCGGGTCTTCCAAGGCTTCACTCATACCCTCAGTCTGATCTCCCACAGACCAGCACTGATGTGCCAGTGCCCCTAGGGAGGGAGGTTGGTGGAATGGGTGAAGTGCATGCATAcctctctcaggatgtcagcacGTCTTCTCCCTTGCCACCTCCTCAACCAACACCCAACATGGTGCCTGAACTCCAGCTGGTCCAAACTGCCTTGGTTGAAGTCCAGGAACAGTAGTCAGTagcagggccctcacaggctccagcaTTCAAAGATTATTAACCACGAGCATCTCAGGAATCCGAGAAAGATGCACAGCAGCCCAGTACTAGCTTTGATCAAGCCACTGTGGTAGCACCTCGTAGAAGAGAGTGTCCAGGGAAGCCATCAGCTAAAAACAATTAGGGTTCACACTTGGGTGTTTCACGACTTAAGTTGTAAATATTTGCTTTCTGGTACAGATTAAACTCTCGCACTTCTGTCACTTTTGAGTGCTCTGTGCTTTTAAGGCAATTTCTGTGTCTGCCTTATGTCATCGATGTGGAAGTTGGTTCAACGTTTTGAAGGTGACAAGTTGGAGGATTGTAAAGCAATGGAATGAAGGTTGCAGGATTCTTAGTGCAGGGGGGTCTGGTCACATAAAAGCGGTAGGAGTCAGAGATCTCAAGGAGAAGCACTGCGTGATGAGTACATCCCTCGCATCTCGGGCCACAAGATCCTCCGCACACCGTGTGTCATGTCCTCCTCaccatcctcttcctcatcagaTGATGAGTCCTGCAGGTCTTCTCCCTCCTGCACCTCCAATCCTTTTTTTTGAACGATGTTATGCAGAACACAGCATGTCACAATTattctggagactctggctggCAAGTATTGCAGGGAGTCTCTAAACCTATCAAGGCACCTGAACATCAACTTGAGCATTCCAATGGCCTGCTCTATGACGCACCTTTTGGCCCTGGCAAATAATGCATCTGTGATCTGCTTGATGcatttgtttctttctttctttgacaaTCTAAGCCTGCTGAAGCACTGCTCCTGAGAAAGGTCACGGAAGCTGAGCCTCTCCTTCGACCCTGTGTGGTGAGAATGACCTTCTGCATGCCTGCCCCCTCTGTTGCAGCCTTCTCTGTGGCCTTCCTGCAGCTCCTCCATCACTGCTGCTTCTTTTTATCCTCCTCCTCCACTCTTAGAGCAGCTAAAGCACCCCCACCCCCTAATTAGCTTCTATTTTTGCTAAATATCCTCCAAAATACAAGCCAAGCGAACAGTGATAACAGAATCACAGCCTGCAATAAAGTGAAAGAACACCTGTGAATGCTGCAGCTTTATTCAGATTATGGCCCCTTTACTTTCAGTGCACAATCCAGTCAGGACCCAATCTCACCAGGGAGTGCCGGCGACCTGGCCGATCTGCATTAGTTAAAATCACATCAGAGTCCGAATTGAAAATAGGACAGATTTCTATATATTGATGAGCATCCTGCCTCTCTACAGCAGGAGACTCATCGACCCTGATACTCGCTGCCATTAATATTGCGGCTGCAGGAGCGGCACTTCTGACATTAAAACACCTCATCCAAACATTTCCTCCTCATTCGGAGGAGATGTTGGTTTAAATCAAGGCTCAAGACATCTCTTGCTATGAAAAGACGGCCTTTGGATGAAACTGGAAATAATACATCAAATACACCTATCTTTCTCAATGAGGTGCTCAAGATTTCACTATAAGAGAGGCAAGGCTCGCAATCAGACTGCTTCCTGGATTTATTTATAttctgtatatacacacacacacacaaagtttgTTCAGGAATTGGCTTATCCTTTGTTCGAGCATTGTAAAGAGAATATTTCACAGCTTATAAAACAGCAAACCAGCTCATGATAAAACAGCTGGTAGCATAAAACATTGATCTACCAAATCTAATGGGTAATATTTACACATGGGTAATATTCTGAAAGACATAAACTGCAGATTGATATATTATGTTAACTTTTTTTCCCACCAGCTCCTAACTGGGTTTTTGGTCAGTAAATATTTTGaggtacataagaacacaagaagtaggagcagcagtaggccattcggcccttcaagcctgctccgccattcaataagatcatggctgatcttttcctTCAaccccaccttcctgcactattcccccatatcgcttgattcccttactatccaaaaaactatcaatctcggTCTTGGATATatgcaaagactgagcatccacagctctctgggatagagaattccaaagattcacaaatctttcaatgaagaaatttcccctcatctcagtcctaaatggccgacctgtagttctagacttcccagccagggaacacATCCTCCCTTAACAATTgtatatgtttcattgagatcacttctcattcttctaaactctaaagaatataggcatagtctgctcaatttctcctcattgGACTAACCCctaatcccaggaatcagcctccctctaaggcaagtatatcctccttaggtaaggaggtcaaaactgtacacagtattccagctgtggtcccatcaaggccctatataattacagtaaacatagaaacatagaaaataggtgcaggagtaggcctttc
Proteins encoded:
- the LOC139276348 gene encoding uncharacterized protein, whose amino-acid sequence is MPTKVPLQAQSPRINLHTSVLEAMGDGKQIRCSSSKAISKGKKTTGKENIVAKLSQSATAQHTHLYDSGTINKGQNMDSKLAQIHGTPVKQKSVNYSSKARISKTLSKPFEEIFDLSHSDINSKTEMPIKTVHRKAKPSSILSTKQYEQNVSKLNEEAAAKEGKKVLTFNRKTKEENNSGVIKDRNSDTDNNIKIANRNESLKGHKSMKPFLQKKHLDKKKVLKVGNKVTERTIVDDELLEEGTAAEEGGGKEIEEVADKETSGDEEETTSGEGDTLADEKSAESNQEQTEESTTADKTRSKEEAQATGEDDGEEIDKGGSETEQDQSEGESGVEAREEIEIQNEGGSDEEGENREDEDEDESKEAQGKVERETRGIRVNGESGTDGSDEDKGNEDVVEGERREAGDNADDGEESKNREDGSEEGESGQEGDDESERREEEEGSVEEEGESREEEESSEDEEGESREDEEEEGESREDEEEEGESREDEEEEGESREDEEEEGESREDEEEEGESRENEEKEGESREDEEEEGESRENEEEEGESREDEEEEGESKEDEEEEGESREDEEEEGESNEEEGESEEEEDESDEDEGDESREDEVEEEGESMEDEEEGESREVEDEEEGESREDEHEEEGESREGDETKSREVEDEENESREDEYDAESYEDEEESKSREDGYEDGKSWEDGEEGDDDESNEEEEDDEGEEDAENEEGESTEAENEGRNVNKTKDQIEGNDEIKEKQKTKAKNKNFVLKEHTKQKVNGKHHSKKEKPNPEQFWNNVLPHYLALK